From Neodiprion pinetum isolate iyNeoPine1 chromosome 7, iyNeoPine1.2, whole genome shotgun sequence, a single genomic window includes:
- the Calpb gene encoding calpain-B isoform X8 translates to MNQRTYTSNCGNYRLKNYLQHGTADLKINSIYKSNNNYPKLDSAPTYVSAITIKGPQITDTNKKYSWQKSPTINRQYNRTISDEVNHNTSAPSCTTYRQSASGNIRPTHITYDDKPRTTHGNYIGKPYYNLGERGSGIRAQGTVQDFNQLRQECLSNGTLFEDPEFPAQDDSIYFSRRPDRYIEWKRPMEIAHDPQLFVEGFSRFDVQQGELGDCWLIAAVANLTLHPNLFFQIVPEDQSFEDNYAGIFHFRFWQYGRWVDVVIDDRLPTSQGKLMFLHSAENNEFWSALLEKAYAKLHGSYEALKGGTTCEAMEDFTGGVTELYEMNETPPNLFNILLKAYERNSLMGCSLEPDPNVLEAETPEGLIRGHAYSITRVKYVDIMTPNQVGKIPLLRLRNPWGNEAEWNGPWSDQSPEWRFIPDHEKEELGLTFDVDGEFWMSLQDFKHHFTRLEICNLNPDSLTDSDLSAGKKKWEMSIFEGEWVRGVTAGGCRNFLETFWHNPQYRITLEYPDEDDDKCTVIVALMQKNRRAQRQMGADCLTIGFAMYRLEDPDRLPKPLDVNFFKYNASVARSPSFINLREVSCRFKLPPGVYCIVPSTFDPHEEGEFLLRVFSENQNNMEENDEQIGIGEVDDRVNNHGKERPEGQEDTVRDQPEPDRNEEKVREFFRKLAGDDMEVDWMELKEILDFAMRKELPSSARRSEARAPEITPGEGSIVDTLISLLCGLVCNNEQYNKPVVNRPLLTVLRR, encoded by the exons ATGAATCAGAGGACGTATACATCGAATTGTGGGAACTATCGCCTCAAAAACTATCTTCAGCATGGAACAGccgatttgaaaataaactcTATCTACAAATCGAATAACAACTATCCAAAATTGGACTCTGCGCCTACTTACGTTTCGGCGATAACTATTAAAGGTCCACAGATCACGGacacaaacaaaaaatattcctgGCAGAAAAGCCCGACTATCAATCGCCAGTATAACAGAACCATATCTGACGAAGTGAATCACAATACGAGTGCACCTTCATGTACCACCTATCGTCAATCCGCGTCCGGAAATATACGCCCAACTCACATAACTTACGACGACAAGCCTCGCACCACTCATGGAAACTACATTGGAAAACCATACTATAAC CTCGGAGAAAGAGGCTCAGGTATCAGAGCACAAGGAACAGTTCAAGATTTTAACCAGCTGAGGCAGGAATGTTTATCGAATGGAACACTGTTCGAAGACCCCGAGTTCCCGGCACAAGATGATTCCATATATTTTTCGAGAAGACCCGACCGCTACATCGAATGGAAACGTCCAATG GAAATTGCACACGACCCACAACTATTCGTTGAGGGGTTTTCACGGTTTGATGTACAACAGGGCGAGCTTGGTGATTGCTGGCTCATCGCAGCTGTTGCCAATCTTACACTACATCcaaatttattctttcaaattgtACCCGAAGATCAAAGCTTCGAAGACAACTATGCAGGGATATTCCATTTCAG ATTTTGGCAGTACGGAAGATGGGTGGATGTAGTCATAGATGATCGCCTGCCGACTAGTCAAGGGAAATTGATGTTTTTACATTCAGCTGAAAATAACGAGTTTTGGAGTGCACTGCTTGAGAAAGCCTACGCGAAGCTTCATGGTTCATATGAAGCTTTAAAGGGAGGAACGACATGTGAAGCTATGGAAGACTTTACCGGAGGAGTAACAGAGCTGTACGAAATGAATGAAACACCGCCAAACTTGTTCAATATTCTACTCAAAGCTTATGAAAGAAACTCATTAATGGGTTGTTCACTGGAG CCGGATCCAAACGTATTAGAAGCTGAAACGCCAGAAGGTTTAATCAGAGGACATGCCTATAGTATTACACGAGTCAAGTATGTTGATATCATGACACCAAATCAAGTAGGAAAAATTcctttattgagattgaggaACCCATGGGGTAACGAGGCTGAATGGAACGGACCTTGGAGTGATCA ATCACCTGAATGGAGGTTTATTCCTGATCACGAGAAAGAGGAACTGGGATTAACATTCGATGTAGATGGTGAATTTTGGATGTCTTTACAAGATTTCAAGCATCACTTCACACGGCTTGAGATCTGTAACTTGAATCCGGACTCTTTAACAGACAGTGATCTCAGcgctggtaaaaaaaaatgggaaatgaGCATATTTGAAGGGGAATGGGTACGCGGAGTAACAGCTGGTGGATGCCGTAACTTTTTAG AAACCTTTTGGCACAACCCCCAGTACCGTATAACATTAGAATACCCGGATGAAGATGATGACAAATGCACGGTTATCGTAGCATTGATGCAGAAAAATCGTAGGGCACAAAGACAGATGGGTGCTGATTGTCTGACAATTGGCTTTGCCATGTATCGT CTGGAAGATCCCGACAGATTACCAAAGCCGTTAGATGTTAATTTCTTCAAGTACAACGCCTCGGTAGCTCGATCTCCGTCATTCATTAACCTTCGTGAAGTTAGCTGCCGATTCAAGTTGCCGCCTGGTGTTTACTGCATTGTTCCCAGTACTTTTGATCCGCATGAAGAAGGCGAATTCTTATTGAGagtattttctgaaaatcagAACAACATGGA GGAAAATGATGAACAAATTGGTATCGGCGAAGTCGATGATAGG GTCAATAACCATGGTAAAGAAAGGCCAGAAGGGCAAGAAGATACA GTAAGAGATCAGCCTGAGCCTGATAGAAACGAGGAAAAAGTACGAGAGTTCTTCAGAAAACTTGCCGGTGATGATATGGAAGTCGATTGGATGGAACTGAAAGAAATCTTGGACTTCGCTATGCGCAAAG